In Mytilus edulis chromosome 13, xbMytEdul2.2, whole genome shotgun sequence, a single window of DNA contains:
- the LOC139501783 gene encoding rootletin-like isoform X21, translating to MAFEDRDQRLERVIQRLEDSVLKEVDDYTIRGEDSNPSKIPARIREIITKNLSPDDIDIPSNRMSTPNTGQLTEENRILAAELNRVEDLLAASRAERDELGIKYNALSDKLEQNLKGEGDYGETPSKNLVQQNIELRRKLEEEHQSYKRKLQAYQDGQQRQAQLVQKLQAKVLQYKKKCEEIEVDNSDIKSRYDHLKSLQSQQDSYHKGLDSESRLRQEAENNMDHESALIKLEEEQQRSASLAHVNSMLREQLDQATAANQSLTNDIHKLTNDWQRAREELEGKEAEWREEEQSFNEYFSNEHGRLLSLWREVVAFRRSFGELKTATERDMSHLRSDVTKASRSMHSACLNLSANQRSSDTQLSVLLDREKQERMSLENQLRDKNREIGELQSRYDTHSAELNSKVNELTMLNEKLKIQAEEHNKTISNLQRNINNLETRLGEQRSYDLPETESSRQYREETDVIHEALRNIAEAVINDADELDAEGGRRSVSPSRNRSMSPTARARSPILRNRSKSPMARSRSPAFADATFSAVQAALNKRQLQVSELRAKLIASKDHNGQMRKNLDDVENERRRLEMQIINLKEDLDLSKRDKDDTSRERDRLRNSLNLTGNEKSQLEKVRYEMNEQVEGLQMENEKLQAANTELQRQRDNIEEDKEDVTKDKERQLKENDRCHRVIDQLEHKVSSIKEELVGTKEALNRALLDKEVLEQQKAEVSDALTKSEVQKSDLELEINRAKTEEAGLRDALHKMQQLNEGLGQDKIELNKMIIMLENEKASLQGEKSMLEQERCGIREELVRVEQEKMDLDTEKMGLNQTLELSEMTRQQLEEEITAIHREKGETTEQLNCVARHKQALAEELVSVRKEMERVNTNLKRIAIEKERLTQEKGELIVQVTDTERENRHQSEVISTLKADKDALESALYEVQEQARQLEVRKEQLEGENQELIIRKENLQSEINRLCKEKDADNEKFDFQREDLNRRLAQLERDMQMAITQEKQAHEDDVDRLSRERDNQRAEFESQREEMITQYNMEKEESNNKFDRMREELMEELAALQRDRDNSLMMAENDKQQTMSLLEQEKSTLGEKNNNLTMDLANANVEYERLKRDYYAKQEQDRTTINGLGSELKNFRSQFDETCMNHEKECKDLTNNIRELERQREGALREVAELKTQLKLVEENRDNIRRDLIEANRKIREGEETRDLMRKDIVELKRNINDEVREKDTISKTADELRNTVKRNEADKIELNRALQDNKQRCAVLDEQKANVQKEAGDLRASLREVEKARLEARRELQELRRQVKQLDGERNKLGKEVGDLQNRVARDEEKEEESRRTSFDLKQKVVETEASREALRKELANTQRKMGEVIEESRMKEKDYQMALEDSRRIERKMEDQRRNLEIQLENTGAENEELKLRLSGAEGRVNALEATLARLEGAKRDIEFKLSSIVSSLRRTIGFRQEMPRARSPVRSRSTSPRRSRPNSPAKGFENTYATTTEGRGSPIPRTGSPDRAGSPIRVSSRGVSPSRFEMAAVDVDPEAVRMALRDFVQQLANAERERDDALANTKSMGIQLQELEDEKGRVERRLEQLQKSLGDVEEDKRGIDGRLASAQTALMLQEETIRRNERERKIMQDKMNALERSLTSAETEKRQQLEKISKMKANEGRLDDDKRNLRQGLEDAENRCTKLELARRSLEGDLQRFKLLMNDKETENLVLTDRVETLNKQIQNLDSKAQSLQLTVDRLSLTLAKTEEDGIQQKDKVQSLNMSLSDNNAALNELQERIQQLQRALTSSEHDRRVLQERLDSTRQALNDAKKQNYDLLERVQTLQNDCSESEVRRAEVEGQLRQNHGVLVKRTETEQELNQIVQKLTQDKQNMQDHISNISRNLSTVETQKTEMERTYIRLEKDKSALRKTLDKVEREKLKTEEIANTSLMEKGSLDRSLARLDEDNCDLNKQVQQLQAQLAEAEQQHAQRLIDVTTRHRAETEMETERLRTAQMQAERMLETRERSNRTKIKGLEETVATLKDQLSTEMKKRQLYISRSARTGDEIRDIRSILDSSLSNVTRDQSLDPLIMETETRKLDESLEFRGSYRSQPRRRTSPNRTPMKYSDRLTSTPAMRRTQSPIALRKKLLK from the exons CTTGAACAGAACTTGAAGGGAGAAGGCGACTACGGTGAAACACCATCTAAAAATCTTGTCCAGCAGAACATCGAGTTACGGAGGAAACTAGAGGAGGAACATCAAAGTTATAAACGTAAACTCCAGGCATACCAAGACGGACAACAGAGACAAGCTCAACTTGTACAGAAACTTCAAGCCAAG GTTCTGCAGTACAAGAAAAAGTGTGAGGAAATCGAGGTAGATAACTCCGATATAAAATCCCGCTATGATCATTTGAAGTCG TTACAATCTCAACAAGACTCCTATCATAAGGGTTTAGACAGTGAAAGTCGCCTCCGTCAGGAAGCAGAAAACAACATGGATCACGAATCAGCTTTGATCAAGTTAGAAGAGGAACAGCAGAG GAGTGCCAGCTTGGCCCATGTAAATTCTATGCTCAGAGAGCAGCTGGATCAAGCAACGGCAGCCAACCAGTCCCTCACTAATGATATCCACAAGCTGACCAACGATTGGCAGAGAGCTAGGGAAGAACTAGAAGGCAAGGAAGCAGAATGGAGAGAGGAGGAACAG TCATTTAATGAATACTTCAGCAATGAGCATGGACGCCTCCTCTCATTGTGGCGGGAAGTTGTAGCTTTCCGTCGCAGTTTCGGTGAGTTGAAGACAGCAACAGAACGTGACATGTCTCATCTTCGTTCTGATGTCACCAAGGCATCAAGGAGCATGCACTCTGCCTGTCTCAACCTGAGTGCCAACCAGAGAAGCTCAGATACACAACTTTCGGTTCTGCTGGATCGGGAAAAACAGGAAAGAATGTCTCTTGAGAACCAACTTAGAGATAAGAACAGGGAGATAGGAGAACTTCAGTCTCGCTATGATACTCATAGTGCTGAACTCAACTCCAA GGTCAATGAGTTGACAATGTTGAATGAGAAATTGAAGATTCAGGCTGAAGAACATAACAAAACCATCAGCAATCTTCAACGTAACATCAACAACTTGGAGACACGTCTTGGTGAACAGCGCAGTTATGATCTTCCCGAAACTGAATCTTCCCGTCAGTACCGTGAAGAAACAGATGTCATTCATGAGGCTCTTAGAAACATTGCTGAAGCTGTTATCAATGACGCTGATGAACTTGATGCTGAAGGAGGAAGACGATCAGTATCACCTTCAAGAAATAGGTCAATGTCACCAACTGCCAGGGCAAGGTCACCAATTCTAAGAAACAGATCCAAATCTCCCATGGCTAGGTCAAGGTCTCCTGCCTTTGCCGATGCTACTTTCTCCGCTGTCCAAGCAGCCTTAAACAAACGTCAACTCCAGGTATCAGAACTGAGAGCTAAGTTGATAGCCAGTAAGGATCATAATGGACAGATGAGAAAGAACCTGGATGATGTGGAAAATGAGAGACGTAGACTGGAAATGCAGATTATCAACCTGAAAGAGGATCTGGACTTATC GAAAAGAGACAAAGATGATACCTCTAGAGAGAGAGACAGGCTCAGGAATTCTCTAAACTTAACAGGAAATGAGAAGTCACAGCTAGAGAAAGTTCGTTATGAAATGAACGAACAAGTAGAAGGGCTTCAGATGGAGAACGAAAAACTCCAGGCTGCCAACACGGAACTACAGAGACAGAGGGACAACATTGAGGAGGACAAAGAGGACGTTACTAAAGACAAGGAGAGGCAACTTAAGGAGAATGATAGATG TCACAGAGTCATTGACCAGTTAGAACACAAAGTCAGCAGTATTAAGGAGGAGCTTGTTGGAACTAAAGAGGCTCTCAACAGGGCACTTTTGGACAAGGAGGTTCTTGAACAACAGAAGGCTGAAGTCA GTGATGCATTAACTAAATCTGAAGTTCAGAAGTCTGACCTTGAACTTGAAATAAACAGAGCCAAGACAGAAGAGGCTGGTCTTAGAGACGCCTTACACAAGATGCAACAACTGAATGAAGGTCTAGGTCAGGACAAGATTGAACTTAACAAGATGATTATTATG CTAGAGAATGAGAAGGCCTCACTACAGGGAGAGAAATCCATGTTAGAACAGGAGAGATGTGGAATCAGAGAAGAATTGGTCCGTGTAGAGCAGGAGAAGATGGATCTTGATACAGAGAAAATGG GACTGAACCAGACATTAGAACTGAGTGAGATGACAAGACAACAATTAGAAGAAGAAATCACTGCTATACATAGAGAAAAAGGAGAAACTACAGAACAACTCAACTGT GTTGCAAGACATAAACAAGCATTGGCTGAAGAATTGGTGTCTGTCAGGAAAGAAATGGAGAGGGTTAATACCAACCTCAAACGTATTGCTATTGAGAAGGAGAGACTCACACAAGAGAAGGGTGAACTGATTGTTCAGGTCACTGACACTGAGAGGGAAAATCGTCACCAGAGTGAAGTTATCTCCACTTTAAAGGCAGATAAGGATGCCCTTGAAAGTGCCCTTTATGAAGTCCAGGAACAAGCTCGCCAATTGGAGGTCCGCAAGGAACAGTTGGAGGGAGAAAACCAAGAGTTGATCATCAGGAAAGAAAACCTACAAT CTGAAATCAACCGTCTTTGTAAGGAGAAGGATGCTGACAATGAGAAGTTTGACTTCCAGAGAGAGGACCTGAACCGTCGTCTGGCTCAACTGGAGCGTGACATGCAGATGGCAATCACACAGGAGAAACAGGCTCATGAAGATGATGTTGATCGTCTCAGCAGAGAAAGA GATAACCAGAGAGCTGAGTTTGAGTCTCAGAGAGAAGAGATGATCACACAGTATAACATGGAGAAAGAAGAGTCTAACAATAAGTTTGATAGAATGAGAGAGGAACTCATGGAGGAACTTGCTGCTTTACAGAGAGACAGGGATAACTCTCTTATGATGGCtgaaaatgacaaacaacag aCAATGTCATTATTGGAACAAGAGAAGAGTACTCTTGGAGAGAAGAATAACAATCTGACCATGGATCTGGCCAATGCTAATGTGGAGTATGAGAGACTAAAACGGGATTACTATGCCAAACAAGAACAAGATAGGACTACCATTAACGGTCTCGGCAGTGAATTGAAGAATTTCCGTAGCCAGTTTGATGAAACTTG CATGAACCATGAAAAGGAATGCAAGGATCTAACAAACAATATTAGAGAGCTGGAAAGACAGAGAGAAGGAGCACTTAGAGAGGTGGCTGAACTCAAAACTCAACTCAAACTTGTCGAGGAGAATCGTGACAATATTCGTAGAGATCTTATCGAGGCTAATCGTAAAATCAGAGAGGGAGAAGAAACTAGAGATCTCATGAGAAAAGACATTGTTGAACTTAAACGCAATATAAACGATGAAGTGAGAGAGAAGGACACCATTAGTAAGACAGCTGACGAACTCAGAAATACAGTGAAGAGGAACGAGGCTGACAAGATTGAACTGAACAGAGCATTACAGGACAATAAACAAAGATGTGCAG TATTGGATGAGCAGAAGGCGAATGTTCAGAAAGAGGCAGGTGACTTAAGAGCCAGTCTACGTGAAGTTGAGAAAGCTCGTCTTGAGGCACGTCGTGAGTTGCAAGAGCTACGTCGTCAAGTGAAACAATTAGACGGAGAGAGGAACAAGCTAGGAAAGGAAGTGGGAGACCTGCAGAACAGGGTGGCTAGGGATGAAGAAAAAGAGGAAGAGTCCAGGAGAACTTCATTCGATCTCAAACAAAAG GTGGTTGAGACAGAAGCCAGCCGTGAAGCCCTCAGAAAGGAACTTGCAAACACCCAGCGTAAGATGGGTGAAGTTATTGAGGAGAGCAGAATGAAAGAGAAAGATTACCAGATGGCACTTGAAGACAGCCGCAGAATTGAAAGGAAAATGGAGGACCAAAGGCGTAACTTGGAAATCCAACTTGAAAATACAGGTGCTGAGAATGAAGAATTGAAATTGAGGTTGAGTGGAGCCGAAGGACGAGTCAATGCCCTTGAAGCAACCCTTGCCAGACTAGAGGGTGCTAAACGTGACATCGAATTCAAACTTAGTAGCATTGTGTCAAGTTTGAGAAGGACCATTGGATTCAGACAAGAAATGCCAAGAGCCCGCAGTCCAGTTAGGTCCCGATCCACCAGCCCAAGGCGGTCCAGACCAAACTCTCCAGCTAAAG GATTTGAGAATACATATGCCACCACTACTGAAGGTAGAGGTAGTCCTATTCCAAGAACTGGGTCACCTGATAGAGCAGGAAGTCCAATCAGAGTGTCATCACGTGGAGTGTCACCTTCCAGATTTGAAATGGCAGCTGTTGATGTAGACCCAGAGGCTGTCAGAATGGCTCTCCGTGACTTTGTACAACAGTTGGCAAATGCTGAGAGAGAAAGG GATGATGCTCTCGCCAACACAAAGAGTATGGGAATACAACTTCAGGAATTAGAAGATGAGAAGGGCAGAGTAGAGAGACGTTTAGAACAATTACAGAAATCTCTTGGAGATGTAGAGGAAG ACAAACGTGGTATTGATGGACGTCTTGCAAGTGCCCAGACCGCCTTGATGCTCCAAGAGGAGACAATTCGTCGCAATGAAAGGGAACGCAAGATTATGCAAGATAAAATGAATGCTTTAGAGCGCAGCCTGACCTCTGCAGAGACAGAGAAACGCCAACAGTTGGAGAAGATAAGTAAGATGAAGGCTAACGAGGGCAGACTGGATGATGATAAACGTAACTTAAGACAGGGTCTTGAAGATGCTGAGAACAGATGTACTAAACTAGAACTAGCTCGTAGATCTCTAGAGGGTGACTTACAGAGGTTCAAACTGTTGATGAACGATAAAGAAACAGAAAATCTG gTCCTGACAGACAGAGTAGAAACTCTGAACAAACAGATACAAAACCTTGACAGCAAAGCCCAGTCCTTACAGTTAACTGTAGACAGATTGTCTCTTACCTTGGCTAAAACTGAAGAGGATGGTATTCAACAGAAAGACAAG GTACAGTCATTGAACATGTCCTTATCAGACAACAATGCTGCCCTTAATGAGTTACAGGAACGTATCCAACAGTTACAGAGGGCACTCACCAGCAGTGAACATGATCGTAGGGTACTGCAAGAAAGATTAGATTCCACTAG ACAAGCTTTGAATGATGCCAAGAAACAAAATTACGACCTCCTAGAACGTGTACAGACATTACAGAATGACTGTTCTGAAAGTGAAGTCAGAAGGGCAGAGGTTGAAGGTCAACTCCGTCAGAATCATGGT GTGCttgttaagagaacagaaactgaACAAGAACTGAACCAGATTGTACAGAAACTAACCCAGGATAAACAGAACATGCAGGACCATATCTCAAATATATCTCGTAATCTGTCCACTGTTGAGACACAGAAAACAGAGATGGAGAGAACATACATCAGACTGGAGAAAGATAAATCTGCTCTCAGGAAAACTTTAGATAAG GTTGAACGTGAAAAACTGAAGACAGAAGAGATCGCTAACACTTCACTGATGGAAAAGGGATCCTTAGATAGATCATTGGCTCGTCTGGACGAAGATAACTGTGATCTCAATAAACAAGTACAACAGCTCCAGGCACAGTTAGCAGAGGCTGAGCAACAACATGCTCAGAG GTTGATTGATGTAACCACAAGACATAGAGCTGAAACAGAGATGGAGACAGAGAGACTCCGAACTGCTCAGATGCAAGCTGAAAGAATGCTTGAAACAAGAGAGAGATCAAATAGAACTAAAATCAAGGGTCTTGAAGAAACA GTTGCCACATTGAAAGACCAACTGTCAACTGAAATGAAGAAACGTCAGCTTTATATTTCCCGTAGTGCCCGTACCGGTGATGAAATCCGTGATATCCGATCCATACTGGACTCTTCATTATCAAACGTAACAAGGGACCAGTCTCTTGATCCGCTCATCATGGAGACAGAAACCAGGAAACTAGACGAATCCTTGGAATTCCGTGGAAGTTACAGATCACAACCAAGACGAAGAACAAGTCCAAATCGTACACCAATGAAATATTCTGATAGGTTGACATCAACACCTGCAATGCGTCGAACCCAGAGCCCCATAGCACTGCGtaaaaaactattgaaataa